TCAGCTTCATCCGCGTTGGCAGCTGAAGAAGTGAAGTCCAGCCCGAAGGGCCGCGTCAATCATTCGGTCTGCCGCTGGTGTTACAGCAAGATTCCGCTGGAGGATCTCTGCAAAGCTTCCAAGGAAATGGGGCTGGTGTCGGTCGAACTGGTCACCGTGGCCGATTTCCCGACTTTGCAGAAATACGGACTGATGTGCGCCATGGTCAGCGGCGTGCCGGGCGGAATTGAGAACGGGCTGAACGACATCAAGAACCACGACAAGATCGTGGCCTTCTTCGAGGAGACAGCGCCCCGGGTGGCCAAAGCCGGTTTTCAGAACATTATTTGTTTTTCCGGAAATCGCCGCGGGATGAGCGATGAAGAAGGATTGAAGAACTGCGCCCTCGGATTGAAACGCATCGTCCCCATTGCCGAGAAGCACAACGTCACCGCGGTCATGGAGCTTCTCAACAGCAAGGTGAACCATCGGGACTACATGTGCGATCACACGCCGTGGGGCGTTGAACTCTGCAAACAGGTCGGCTCGGAGCGGTTCAAGCTCCTCTACGATATCTATCACATGCAGATCATGGAAGGCGACGTGATTGCCACGATCAAGAAATACAGCCAGTACATCGCGCACTACCACACCGGCGGCGTCCCGGGCCGGGCGGAGATCGATGACACGCAAGAGCTGTATTATCCGGCGATCATGAAGGCCATCGTCGCGACGGGTTTCAAAGGCCACGTGGCCCAGGAATTCGTGCCGAAACGCGATCCGCTGACTTCCTTGAAGCAAGGCGTGATGATTTGCGACGTGTAGCGCGCGAGGAATCTCGTGATCCACGGTGTGGCCCGGCGTAGCGCAGACTTCCAGTGACCTTCGCCTACCCATACGTCCTGGGCTTGCTCGCGCTGTTGCCGGTGCTGGCGTGGCTGAAGGGCAAACACGGCCAGGAGGCGGCGTTTC
This Verrucomicrobiota bacterium DNA region includes the following protein-coding sequences:
- a CDS encoding TIM barrel protein, which translates into the protein MKKKISRRSAIRTVAGTAALAGTVRFSASSALAAEEVKSSPKGRVNHSVCRWCYSKIPLEDLCKASKEMGLVSVELVTVADFPTLQKYGLMCAMVSGVPGGIENGLNDIKNHDKIVAFFEETAPRVAKAGFQNIICFSGNRRGMSDEEGLKNCALGLKRIVPIAEKHNVTAVMELLNSKVNHRDYMCDHTPWGVELCKQVGSERFKLLYDIYHMQIMEGDVIATIKKYSQYIAHYHTGGVPGRAEIDDTQELYYPAIMKAIVATGFKGHVAQEFVPKRDPLTSLKQGVMICDV